The segment TTCGCTTTGGAAGTTGATGGCGCGGATTACGCCCGTCTGGAGGTCTCTTCTCCAGGTATTGATCGTTTATTGCGCCACGAGCAGGACTTCATTCGTTTTGAAGGCTCTGAGGTGGACTTGACGCTCAAGGCTCCGATTGGGGCAGCTGGCGGTGAAAAAATCAATGCAAATCGCAAAAAATTTCGTGGCACGCTGGAGCGTTCTGAAGAGGGTGGTTGGCAGCTCGTCTGGACAGATGAGCCTCCTCCCAAGCCAGGCGTGCGCGTGAGCAAAAAACGTGAGCCTGCACCGATGAACGTGAT is part of the Comamonas sp. Y33R10-2 genome and harbors:
- the rimP gene encoding ribosome maturation factor RimP; this translates as MALQQIVEQTVTGLGYDLVEIERTAGGLLRITIDLPWQAPEEGAPELPDQYVTVQDCEKVTRQLQFALEVDGADYARLEVSSPGIDRLLRHEQDFIRFEGSEVDLTLKAPIGAAGGEKINANRKKFRGTLERSEEGGWQLVWTDEPPPKPGVRVSKKREPAPMNVMGFTLDELRDVRLAPIVSFKGRAAKSE